Proteins from a single region of Tautonia marina:
- a CDS encoding trehalase family glycosidase, translated as MIPHVPCPRCGAILSSDALGPLCPSCVVRQVLLDDTLSDRVGSDGDGEETCSWTADEVAGDFKEPTQREESQVHPEQRFGDYELLDLLGRGGMGIVHEARQLSLGRLVALKLIRSGSPASESELLRFRTEAEVIAGLDHPNIVPIYEIGEYEGNPYFSMRLLRGGDLAERLSQFRDDPQAAAELMITIARAVEYAHRRGILHRDLKPSNILLDGNGQPHITDFGLAKRIEDASDLTRSGDICGSPPYMAPEQASGDRGAVTTATDVYGLGVILYALLTGGPPFCGSTVLETLSMVREEPPKPPSRINGRVDRDLETICLKCLEKDPANRYDSAEELAADLVRWRSGLPIQARPVGPWVKAWRWARRRPSAAALGLILGFASLSLVAGAAVVVQGQLVDRMEQIRRRSELRSLILEIDRGWNTLRRTSQAAPRPIPSEVAQKPGPLFLPHAYIAPGGRFQEMYGWDSYFIQLGLLRSGNVHLAKEMVDNFLYEIDHYGKILNANHTDYLTRSQPPFLTRMILGVYDEFSRRDPTRARAWLEESVPRIEAYHRYWTEAPHLVSDTGLSRYYDAGWGPAPEVISKERDRLGRTHYDRVSEYFEKYLVREYDVQAYFQNGELTSRFYQGDRSMRESGFNPTDRFGPFGVEVVNYNPVCLNALLFVMESDLGEILIILDRKEAAAGWIGRAKQRQSTMNELMWDEEDGLYYDYQFVEKKLGRYPFVTTFYPLWAGLADAGQADRVVANLHLFERPGGLQTSTNESGSQWDAPIGWAPMHLIAVQGLRRYGHHEVADRICVAFLSMVLDEFAEHRATFEKYDVVRRESDLDIRFGDTTNESGFAWTNAVFLELYGQLIERENEHLLLRSSHWAGVGVHPEGRGEGAR; from the coding sequence ATGATTCCGCACGTGCCTTGCCCCCGGTGTGGGGCGATTCTCTCATCCGATGCTCTTGGTCCTCTTTGCCCCTCCTGTGTGGTCAGGCAGGTTCTCCTCGATGATACCCTGTCGGATCGGGTTGGATCTGACGGAGATGGGGAGGAAACGTGCTCATGGACTGCCGATGAGGTCGCTGGCGATTTCAAGGAGCCGACTCAAAGGGAAGAGAGTCAAGTTCATCCGGAGCAACGTTTCGGCGACTATGAGTTACTTGACCTCCTCGGCCGAGGCGGTATGGGAATCGTGCACGAGGCTCGTCAACTCAGTCTGGGGCGGTTGGTTGCGTTGAAGTTGATCCGATCTGGGAGTCCTGCATCCGAATCGGAACTCTTGCGATTTCGGACCGAAGCTGAGGTCATTGCTGGACTTGATCATCCGAACATTGTCCCGATTTATGAAATCGGAGAGTACGAAGGGAATCCTTATTTCAGCATGAGGCTACTCCGTGGGGGAGATCTGGCCGAGCGTTTATCTCAATTTCGAGACGATCCTCAGGCCGCCGCCGAACTGATGATCACGATCGCCAGAGCTGTGGAGTATGCCCACCGACGCGGGATTTTGCACCGCGATCTCAAGCCGTCGAATATTCTGCTTGATGGGAACGGGCAACCGCATATCACCGACTTCGGTCTGGCAAAGCGAATCGAGGACGCCTCGGACCTGACCCGATCGGGAGATATTTGTGGTTCACCGCCGTACATGGCTCCGGAGCAGGCGTCGGGTGATCGTGGAGCTGTGACCACGGCGACCGATGTGTACGGACTCGGAGTCATCCTGTATGCGTTACTCACCGGAGGGCCGCCCTTTTGTGGCTCTACGGTGCTCGAGACGCTGTCAATGGTCCGGGAAGAACCACCCAAGCCTCCGAGTCGAATCAACGGGCGAGTGGATCGTGACCTGGAGACGATTTGCCTGAAATGCCTGGAGAAAGATCCGGCCAATCGTTACGACTCGGCAGAGGAGTTGGCTGCGGACCTGGTTCGCTGGCGATCCGGTCTTCCCATCCAGGCCCGACCAGTTGGACCCTGGGTCAAAGCCTGGCGGTGGGCCCGCCGTCGGCCTTCGGCGGCGGCCCTTGGATTGATCCTCGGATTTGCATCGCTCAGTCTCGTGGCGGGAGCCGCGGTGGTTGTGCAAGGCCAACTGGTCGATCGGATGGAGCAGATTCGGCGACGTTCGGAGTTGCGTTCGCTGATTCTTGAGATCGATCGTGGATGGAATACCTTGAGACGGACCAGTCAGGCTGCTCCTCGTCCGATTCCATCAGAAGTGGCCCAGAAGCCTGGTCCACTCTTCCTTCCCCATGCCTACATTGCTCCTGGCGGGCGGTTTCAGGAGATGTATGGATGGGATAGCTACTTCATTCAGCTTGGCCTTCTCCGCTCCGGCAACGTTCATCTGGCCAAGGAGATGGTCGACAATTTCCTCTACGAGATCGATCACTACGGTAAGATTCTAAACGCCAATCATACCGATTATCTAACACGTTCCCAGCCGCCGTTTCTCACTCGGATGATTCTCGGAGTCTACGACGAGTTTTCACGTCGGGATCCCACCAGGGCTCGGGCCTGGCTGGAGGAATCCGTTCCCAGAATTGAAGCGTATCACCGCTACTGGACCGAAGCGCCGCATCTGGTGTCGGATACGGGCCTCTCGCGCTATTACGATGCAGGTTGGGGGCCGGCGCCCGAGGTGATCTCGAAGGAACGGGATCGGCTCGGCAGGACACATTACGATCGTGTTTCCGAATACTTCGAGAAATATCTTGTCAGGGAATACGATGTCCAAGCCTACTTCCAGAACGGAGAGTTAACTTCGCGGTTCTATCAGGGCGATCGCTCCATGCGAGAATCGGGCTTCAACCCGACGGATCGATTCGGTCCGTTCGGGGTTGAGGTCGTGAATTACAACCCGGTTTGTCTCAATGCGTTGTTGTTCGTGATGGAGTCGGATTTGGGCGAAATCCTGATAATACTCGATCGCAAAGAAGCTGCGGCGGGCTGGATTGGTCGTGCGAAACAGAGGCAGTCGACCATGAACGAACTGATGTGGGACGAAGAAGATGGGTTGTACTATGATTATCAGTTCGTCGAAAAAAAGCTGGGACGATATCCCTTCGTGACGACTTTCTATCCACTCTGGGCCGGGCTTGCTGACGCAGGTCAGGCCGATCGGGTTGTGGCAAATTTGCACCTTTTTGAACGGCCCGGCGGGTTGCAAACCAGTACCAATGAGAGTGGTAGCCAGTGGGATGCTCCGATCGGCTGGGCGCCAATGCACCTGATCGCGGTTCAAGGATTGCGGCGCTATGGTCACCATGAGGTGGCTGACCGGATCTGCGTCGCGTTTCTCTCGATGGTGCTCGACGAGTTCGCCGAGCATCGGGCAACCTTTGAGAAATACGACGTGGTTCGCCGGGAATCGGACCTTGACATTCGATTTGGCGACACCACGAACGAATCGGGCTTCGCCTGGACGAACGCGGTGTTCCTGGAACTCTATGGTCAACTGATCGAACGAGAGAACGAGCACCTCCTTCTTCGTTCGTCCCATTGGGCAGGGGTTGGCGTGCACCCAGAGGGTAGGGGAGAGGGAGCGAGGTGA
- a CDS encoding F0F1 ATP synthase subunit gamma codes for MQTTEILKHKLATAEDLYSVVKTMKALAVVNIRQYEEAERSLDQYRRAVEMGLQIVLRQVPRSRVVTRNAPRRNLGAVVFGSDQGMCGQLNDDVARHAIDEMDASGVDREGRALFAVGHRIAGRLEDAGQPLEGTASVPGSTSGITPAVQDLLLRIDRWRDEWQIDQVLLFYAEHHSGASYRPRTTHLLPIDDHWLHTLQERKWPTNQVPMFTMNRDRLFSSLVHEYLFVSLYRAFAESLASENASRLASMQGAERNIEERIVELTMLYQQRRQLAITEELLDVAAGFEALSTKQDK; via the coding sequence ATGCAGACAACCGAGATCCTGAAGCACAAACTGGCGACCGCGGAAGATCTATACTCGGTTGTCAAGACAATGAAAGCACTTGCGGTCGTGAATATTCGTCAGTATGAGGAGGCGGAACGTTCGCTCGATCAGTATCGTCGAGCGGTCGAGATGGGTTTGCAAATTGTGCTTCGGCAAGTTCCGCGATCACGGGTCGTGACGCGCAATGCCCCCCGTCGAAACCTCGGGGCGGTTGTCTTCGGATCGGATCAAGGGATGTGCGGCCAACTCAACGACGACGTGGCCCGTCATGCGATCGACGAAATGGATGCCTCTGGAGTCGATCGTGAAGGACGAGCACTTTTCGCTGTCGGTCATCGCATCGCAGGGCGGCTCGAAGATGCAGGGCAACCGCTCGAAGGGACCGCATCGGTTCCTGGCTCAACTTCCGGGATCACACCCGCTGTACAGGATCTTCTTCTGAGAATTGACCGCTGGCGAGACGAATGGCAAATCGATCAGGTGTTGCTGTTCTATGCGGAGCACCATTCTGGAGCCTCGTATCGTCCTCGCACAACGCATCTTTTGCCCATTGATGACCATTGGCTTCATACGTTGCAGGAACGGAAATGGCCGACGAATCAGGTTCCTATGTTTACCATGAACCGGGACCGCCTCTTTTCCTCGCTTGTTCATGAGTATTTGTTTGTCTCGCTCTATCGAGCCTTCGCCGAGTCCTTGGCCAGCGAAAACGCGAGCCGACTCGCATCGATGCAGGGGGCCGAGCGAAATATCGAAGAACGTATTGTCGAACTCACCATGCTTTACCAGCAGCGCCGTCAGCTTGCGATTACTGAGGAATTGCTTGATGTCGCGGCAGGATTCGAAGCGCTCTCTACCAAACAAGATAAGTAG
- a CDS encoding alternate F1F0 ATPase, F1 subunit alpha: protein MEWDANGRLLGILEETFDVVDRTVQAYRVEPVVEAVGCVTFVGRGVARASGLAEVRAREVIRFPGNALGMAFNLDPEEVGIVLLDDSTGLSAGAEVRRTGRVLDVPVGASLLGRVVDAVGRPLDEGAPLKTRERLPIERPAPGIMDRAPVKVPLQTGLKVVDALIPVGRGQRELILGDRQTGKTAIALDAMIHQRDTEVLCVYCAIGQRMSAVAKLVDDLETFGIREKTIVVATSEKDPPGLQFVTPYAAMSMGEFFRDRGRDVLVVLDDLTRHAWAYRELSLLLRRPPGREAFPGDIFYIHSRLLERSTHLNDELGGGSLTTLPIVETEAQNLSAYIPTNLISITDGQIYLSPDLFRKGILPAIEVGRSVSRVGGKTQLPAYRAVAGDLKLAYSQFQELEAFARFGTRLEEETRRSLERGRRVREVLKQAQYDPLPVPQQLAALVAINHGLFDKVPVERVMVLEARVREAVTAQLPEVCERIQSGKPLEEVDRHAIVEVARTVIERHRLASPQSEFDDHASQAEHRNLDDSEHDQARG from the coding sequence ATGGAATGGGATGCGAACGGACGACTCCTCGGGATCCTTGAAGAGACATTCGATGTGGTGGATCGTACCGTACAAGCGTACCGGGTGGAGCCGGTCGTTGAAGCGGTCGGGTGTGTGACGTTTGTCGGGAGAGGTGTTGCCCGGGCCAGCGGTCTTGCGGAAGTTCGGGCTCGAGAAGTCATTCGGTTCCCCGGGAACGCTCTCGGGATGGCGTTCAACCTCGATCCTGAGGAAGTCGGCATCGTCCTCCTCGATGACAGCACGGGTTTGTCGGCAGGAGCTGAGGTGCGACGAACGGGGCGGGTGCTCGATGTCCCGGTCGGAGCGTCGTTGCTGGGAAGGGTTGTCGACGCGGTGGGACGTCCACTTGACGAGGGGGCTCCGCTGAAAACCCGGGAGCGGTTGCCGATCGAGCGGCCAGCTCCTGGAATCATGGATCGGGCCCCTGTGAAAGTACCGCTCCAAACAGGTTTAAAGGTTGTGGATGCGCTGATTCCTGTTGGGCGGGGTCAGCGGGAGCTGATTCTTGGTGATCGGCAGACTGGCAAGACGGCCATTGCACTCGACGCGATGATTCATCAGCGCGATACGGAGGTACTTTGCGTCTACTGTGCGATTGGCCAGCGGATGTCGGCGGTCGCAAAGCTTGTGGACGACCTTGAAACCTTCGGAATTCGAGAGAAAACCATTGTCGTCGCCACTTCCGAGAAAGATCCTCCTGGCTTGCAGTTTGTAACGCCCTATGCGGCAATGAGCATGGGAGAATTCTTCAGAGATCGAGGTCGAGACGTGTTGGTGGTCCTGGATGATCTGACTCGGCACGCCTGGGCGTATCGCGAGTTGTCACTCTTGCTGCGACGCCCACCAGGACGTGAAGCATTTCCAGGCGATATTTTCTATATTCATTCTCGATTGCTCGAGCGGTCGACCCACCTCAACGACGAGCTAGGAGGGGGTTCGCTGACGACACTGCCGATCGTTGAGACCGAGGCACAGAACCTCTCAGCATACATCCCCACGAACCTGATCTCGATCACCGATGGGCAGATTTACCTTTCGCCAGACCTGTTCCGCAAAGGAATTCTTCCGGCGATCGAGGTTGGGCGATCGGTGTCTCGCGTGGGAGGGAAGACTCAGTTGCCGGCGTACCGGGCGGTCGCGGGCGATTTGAAACTCGCGTACTCCCAATTCCAGGAGTTGGAGGCGTTTGCACGATTCGGAACCCGGCTTGAAGAAGAAACACGCAGGTCGCTCGAACGGGGTCGTCGGGTCCGAGAGGTCCTGAAACAGGCCCAGTACGATCCGTTGCCAGTCCCTCAGCAACTCGCCGCGCTTGTTGCGATTAATCATGGCCTGTTTGACAAGGTTCCAGTCGAGCGTGTCATGGTACTGGAAGCACGTGTCCGAGAGGCCGTTACAGCGCAATTGCCTGAGGTATGTGAGCGAATTCAGTCGGGGAAACCACTGGAAGAGGTCGATCGGCATGCCATCGTTGAAGTTGCTCGAACGGTGATCGAGAGGCATCGATTGGCGAGTCCTCAATCCGAGTTCGACGATCACGCCTCGCAGGCTGAACACCGAAACCTGGACGACTCCGAGCACGATCAAGCCAGGGGTTAG
- the atpF gene encoding F0F1 ATP synthase subunit B — MLIECLWVLAQASGRDAAPSGSNGELVHWFTVVAQIVNFLILVFLLRHFLYGRIIKAMERRQEQIASRWDEAEQRQQEAKDEADHYRQRLRELNERGDEILDEAKKKAGRRREELIDEARDEVEQMRLQWRNALRQDQEAFLAELRRRAAEGTCSIARRALVDLADADLEQQVLKTFFRQLEMLDRGHRDGLRESLRNPNHRPILRSAFEFPDHQRASISERLRNDLGGEFDLRFETDPSLICGFELNADGRKLAWDIFDYLNELLEELSSAIRHEISDSEAH; from the coding sequence GTGCTGATCGAGTGCCTCTGGGTTCTCGCCCAGGCTTCCGGTCGCGATGCGGCGCCGTCGGGATCGAACGGTGAACTCGTTCACTGGTTCACCGTCGTTGCTCAGATCGTCAACTTTCTCATCCTGGTGTTCCTCCTCCGGCACTTTCTCTATGGACGAATCATCAAGGCAATGGAGCGGCGTCAGGAGCAGATCGCCTCGCGGTGGGATGAGGCGGAGCAGCGCCAGCAGGAGGCCAAGGATGAGGCAGACCATTACCGGCAACGACTTCGGGAGCTTAACGAGCGTGGAGACGAAATTCTGGACGAGGCCAAAAAGAAGGCCGGTCGGCGTCGTGAGGAATTGATCGACGAGGCTCGCGACGAAGTCGAACAGATGCGATTGCAATGGCGCAACGCACTCCGACAGGATCAGGAGGCGTTTCTCGCAGAACTCCGGCGGCGAGCAGCGGAAGGTACCTGCTCGATAGCCAGGCGAGCGCTTGTTGACCTGGCGGATGCCGATCTGGAACAGCAGGTTCTGAAGACGTTTTTCAGACAGCTGGAAATGCTGGATCGAGGTCATCGAGACGGACTTCGGGAGTCGCTCCGGAACCCGAACCACAGACCGATTCTTCGAAGTGCCTTCGAATTCCCTGATCACCAGCGAGCCTCAATTTCCGAACGTCTCCGTAATGACCTCGGAGGTGAGTTCGATTTGCGATTTGAGACCGATCCGAGCCTTATCTGCGGGTTTGAGTTGAATGCCGATGGTCGAAAATTGGCCTGGGACATCTTCGACTATCTCAATGAATTGCTGGAAGAACTGTCGAGTGCGATCCGTCATGAGATCTCCGACTCGGAGGCACATTGA
- a CDS encoding F0F1 ATP synthase subunit C: MDNLGLIGMISIFTAGLTIGLGAIGPALGEGRAVASALSALAQQPDESNTITRTLFVGLAMIESTAIYCFVVSMILIFANPFWDYFTQQTGGGG; this comes from the coding sequence ATGGATAATCTTGGATTGATCGGGATGATCTCGATCTTTACGGCAGGATTGACAATCGGACTGGGGGCGATCGGCCCCGCGCTCGGTGAGGGCCGAGCCGTGGCATCGGCTCTCTCGGCGCTCGCTCAGCAGCCGGATGAAAGTAATACGATCACTCGAACCCTCTTTGTGGGGCTCGCAATGATTGAATCAACCGCGATTTACTGTTTTGTTGTGTCGATGATTCTGATTTTCGCAAACCCGTTTTGGGATTACTTCACGCAACAGACGGGCGGGGGGGGGTGA
- a CDS encoding F0F1 ATP synthase subunit A, translating into MDLKQISPDEVVFWQWRFVTVNATLVYTWVVMIVLVFCSWLVTRSLSTGPKISRWQNLLEVIVDGIRGEIAEITQQRPERYLPFIGTLFLFILVSNLLNIVPGFVYVAPTASLSTTAALAICVFFAVPIYSIANDGILGYLKNFVRPTPLMLPFTLIGELSRTLALAVRLFGNVMSGTKIVAILMAVAPLIFPVLMHVLGLLTGVIQAYIFAVLAMVYIASASRVREEEVQEYRLIVQNEKQGHDQKLSQGHEGLKDHG; encoded by the coding sequence ATGGATCTCAAGCAGATTAGCCCGGATGAGGTTGTCTTCTGGCAGTGGCGATTTGTAACAGTCAATGCCACCCTGGTATATACCTGGGTGGTGATGATCGTTCTGGTCTTTTGTTCGTGGCTGGTGACGCGAAGCCTTTCGACAGGGCCGAAGATCTCTCGATGGCAGAATCTCCTAGAAGTGATTGTCGATGGCATTCGGGGTGAGATTGCCGAGATCACTCAGCAAAGGCCGGAGCGATATTTGCCGTTCATCGGCACACTGTTTCTCTTCATCTTGGTTTCGAACCTGCTGAATATCGTTCCCGGGTTTGTTTATGTCGCACCCACGGCTTCTCTTTCAACGACCGCCGCCCTGGCGATTTGTGTCTTCTTCGCCGTTCCGATTTACAGTATCGCCAACGATGGCATATTGGGATATCTCAAAAACTTTGTCCGGCCGACGCCGTTGATGCTACCGTTTACGCTGATCGGTGAACTGTCTCGGACGCTTGCGCTCGCTGTGCGATTGTTTGGAAACGTCATGAGCGGCACCAAAATCGTGGCAATCCTGATGGCCGTGGCCCCGCTCATCTTTCCGGTCCTCATGCACGTGCTCGGGCTCTTGACTGGAGTGATCCAGGCCTACATCTTCGCGGTGCTGGCGATGGTCTATATTGCCTCTGCGAGCAGAGTCCGGGAGGAGGAGGTCCAGGAGTATCGCTTAATTGTTCAGAATGAGAAGCAAGGGCATGACCAGAAACTCTCCCAGGGACATGAAGGATTGAAGGACCATGGATAA
- a CDS encoding ATP synthase subunit I, which produces MILDPETVVPLILAFTAGGLIGAIAFGGLWLTVRRLPTSRRPGLLLLGSFVGRLGICLPLIFVVMGGHWERLAACLVGLLAVRTVMIRRWGPDRVPARMG; this is translated from the coding sequence GTGATCCTCGATCCTGAGACAGTTGTCCCCCTGATCCTCGCCTTCACCGCCGGAGGCTTGATCGGCGCTATCGCGTTCGGCGGCCTCTGGCTCACGGTAAGGCGACTCCCGACGAGCCGACGGCCTGGGTTACTGCTGCTGGGCAGCTTTGTCGGAAGACTGGGGATCTGTCTCCCGTTGATCTTCGTAGTGATGGGCGGGCACTGGGAACGACTTGCAGCCTGTCTCGTCGGCCTGCTTGCTGTGCGGACTGTCATGATCCGTCGTTGGGGGCCTGATCGGGTTCCGGCTCGAATGGGATGA